In Candida dubliniensis CD36 chromosome 6, complete sequence, the following are encoded in one genomic region:
- the CTR1 gene encoding copper transport protein, putative (In S. cerevisiae: high-affinity copper transporter of the plasma membrane, mediates nearly all copper uptake under low copper conditions; transcriptionally induced at low copper levels and degraded at high copper levels), which translates to MEFLKRHEGHMHMSDPASSMAMSVTSAVMEMASSTMDMAMSSSTSSGMAMEGMDHGSSHMAMNMWLTASYKDYPVVFRDLRASTKAQAFGIFVLLFFVAFLARMLEFVRNYLEEIVWKNNNYVEVEQGISQHSANLQPPPVKSCCDDTEKEVVSDESIDKQNSPQHEETTKPRGTGKSLSLASTISRDIIRLALCIIPDLFAYSLMLAAMTYTLTYFFAVVIGSGIGRFVAERLMEHYRIKRGPPRNCC; encoded by the coding sequence ATGGAATTCTTAAAAAGACACGAAGGTCATATGCATATGAGTGATCCAGCCTCATCAATGGCCATGTCAGTCACTTCAGCAGTTATGGAAATGGCTTCATCGACAATGGACATGGCAATGTCATCTAGTACTTCGCTGGGTATGGCTATGGAAGGTATGGATCATGGATCTTCTCATATGGCAATGAACATGTGGCTCACGGCATCATATAAAGATTATCCTGTTGTATTCAGAGATTTAAGAGCTAGCACCAAAGCTCAAGCCTTTGGgatatttgttttgttattCTTTGTTGCTTTCCTTGCTAGAATGTTGGAATTTGTTCGAAATTATcttgaagaaattgtttggaaaaataataattatgtTGAAGTCGAACAAGGAATTTCTCAACATAGTGCCAATTTgcaaccaccaccagttAAATCATGTTGTGATGATACTGAAAAAGAAGTTGTTTCCGATGAAAGTATTGATAAACAGAATTCTCCACAACATGAAGAAACCACTAAACCTCGTGGTACCGGTAAGTCATTATCTTTagcatcaacaatttcaagaGATATTATTAGACTTGCATTATGTATTATTCCAGATTTGTTTGCTTATTCCTTGATGTTGGCTGCTATGACCTACACTTTGACTTATTTCTTTGCTGTGGTTATTGGCTCTGGTATTGGAAGATTTGTTGCCGAAAGATTAATGGAACACTATAGAATTAAACGTGGCCCTCCTAGAAATTGTTGCTAG
- a CDS encoding exocyst complex subunit, putative (Similar to S. cerevisiae SEC8) encodes MSLRRYSGSSPRINDYDSRTVDESLYSLKEVYNTIKYDWPQMLREDANPIEMAVALLDDTSVGLAHRLQEFNMLKESSEQALRSVVNEHYDLFNKSMASYNTLLTTMKTSQEDSLEIKDFLEYSNKEVHDRSAVLGELSSASAKYSEMIEVLDAMAEMNEIPGKIDQLVIDKKIHEVYDVISEGYTTAEKYNLWSLPAMNGIKTYLEEQSNKLFDMIIDELQNEIYLKYNRNPQEGAIAWDNIIHSSNPQLTSFVTLLDSKNLEQFIFNSANLDISEVVDFLTSPVKNFLVNQLPDLHAHNSKNDGVIDYKILLDSTSNPNTESFYYIYMLLLTASKLNRLNQAVEVLLDTNQSELHGLINRTIEAVKSRNGHALSKLSKMQHLDHGSLFDVIVHGSFSDSAVVLLQDLFGSIFIRCLATFQRHKVVTQIVTLLQDGKSPSTPKIVAESTPTFDSPQTGKPDTFHARNLFTIWNTIQKELKSLMLNYIYDDHNYKLHPLADTTGATNRNKISSALGKKELFKFEDVTYNPSNQTSKEILDVLADVFPGYSISDDTKNGSIIETATPYVKHESFNATVEVLVPKNLFNMRIILEFFLIFIDGSQRIFFEFEDERTRGVHTRKSFHFFEDFMKISFLSYLRNTIEFNFGEQVGGAYSMKIEQAMPVNSGLKLDLISLSQDSNFKILGNAVSNIESNLIIYENAYNFKKMFLELCLILNTSLSYRENFSGAVLKTLENFSNEYNKLYQELLSTGEGTNIVRPPSRISKWMKIPVLTEISGKILQRGVQGETAIELEELIESESKVILHDETVTHQEDLLDHEAYAQIVYLLLTTTWILSWLPLVKKESNYSIYDDEQNKTIKVSTVDKLRYNWTFLENGRQAINFTPDGTDIVQYNIYLALNSEKIGDFNNVIHNFESIRDKTLLALRYELRCKAVYFVTMSFKHVDWCPVTEPGDADHFIVNLNQEIFAMDNKLSKTVSNIERESIFLGFSQFLNDLIITRSKGVRKINSNGIKRILLNISTVQQMLRNLSSNPETIDFTKASEYFELFTMNEFNLLRFIKSKRDNYTKEAYHTLARLIYSEKLADGKGSQFNKGKYNDLIKKIDGIFEQKRET; translated from the coding sequence ATGTCGTTAAGAAGATATTCTGGTAGTTCCCCTAGGATCAATGATTATGACCTGCGCACAGTTGACGAATCGCTTTATTCCTTGAAAGAAGTCtacaatacaataaaaTATGACTGGCCTCAAATGCTTCGGGAAGACGCAAATCCAATAGAAATGGCAGTAGCGTTGTTAGATGATACTTCAGTTGGGTTAGCTCATCGATTGCAAGAATTCAACATGTTGAAAGAGAGTTCAGAACAAGCTTTACGTAGTGTGGTTAACGAGCATTATGATTTATTCAACAAAAGTATGGCATCATATAATACTTTACTAACTACAATGAAAACTTCACAAGAGGACTCTTTGGAAATTAAGGATTTTTTGGAATACTCCAACAAAGAGGTGCACGATCGATCGGCAGTGTTGGGTGAATTATCGCTGGCTTCTGCCAAGTATTCGGAAATGATTGAAGTATTGGATGCAATGGCTGAAATGAACGAAATACCAGGGAAAATCGATCAATTGGTCATTGATAAGAAGATTCATGAAGTGTATGATGTTATTTCCGAAGGATATACAACAGCAGAAAAGTATAATTTGTGGTCATTGCCAGCAATGAATGGGATAAAGACATATCTTGAAGAACAATCCAATAAGCTATTTGATATGATTATTGATGAACTACAGAATGagatttatttaaaatacAATAGAAACCCACAAGAAGGTGCCATTGCTTGGGacaatattattcattCTAGCAATCCACAATTGACATCCTTTGTGACTTTGTTAGATCTGAAGAATTTAgaacaatttattttcaattcagcAAATTTGGATATATCAGAAGTGGTAGATTTTTTGACTTCTCCAGTGAAGAATTTTTTGGTCAATCAATTACCGGATCTTCATGCTCACAATAGTAAGAATGATGGAGTCATTGATTACAAAATCTTATTAGACTCTACTCTGAATCCAAACACCGAgtcattttattatatttatatgcTTTTACTTACAGCATCCAAACTTAACAGATTGAACCAAGCAGTTGAGGTTTTACTTGACACCAATCAGCTGGAGTTGCATGGTCTAATCAACAGAACAATAGAGGCCGTTAAGCTGCGAAATGGACACGCATTATCCAAGTTGTCTAAAATGCAACACCTTGACCATGGCTCTTTGTTTGATGTTATTGTACATGGTTCATTTAGTGATTCTGCTGTTGTTCTTTTACAGGATTTGTTTGGATCTATCTTTATTAGGTGTTTGGCTACTTTCCAACGACATAAAGTGGTAACTCAAATAGTGACCTTATTGCAAGACGGAAAATCGCCATCGACCCCAAAAATTGTTGCGGAAAGCACACCTACTTTTGATAGTCCTCAAACAGGGAAACCGGATACATTCCATGCTCGTAATTTGTTTACAATTTGGAATACAATCCAAAAGGAATTGAAGTCATTAATGTTGAATTACATTTATGATGACCACAACTATAAATTGCACCCTTTGGCAGATACCACTGGCGCCACCAATCGTAATAAGATTTCAAGTGCTTTAGGGAAAAAggaattgtttaaatttgaGGATGTGACTTATAATCCTTCTAATCAAACATCGAAAGAAATACTTGATGTGTTAGCTGATGTGTTTCCTGGATATAGCATTTCAGATGACACTAAGAATGGATCTATTATAGAAACTGCTACCCCATATGTTAAGCATGAGTCTTTTAATGCAACTGTTGAAGTGTTAGTTCCCAAgaatttgttcaatatgAGAATTATCTTAGAgttctttttaatttttattgatgGATCACAAAGGATTTTTTTCGAATTTGAAGATGAGAGAACTAGAGGAGTTCATACCAGAAaatcatttcatttctttgaaGATTTCATgaaaatatcttttttgTCGTATTTGCGTAACACAATCGAGTTTAATTTTGGTGAACAAGTTGGTGGTGCCTACTCTATGAAAATTGAACAAGCAATGCCAGTGAATTCAGGATTGAAATTGGACTTGATTTCTTTGAGTCAAGATTCAAATTTTAAGATTCTTGGTAATGCAGTTAGTAATATTGAATCCAATTTGATCATTTATGAGAATGCTTAtaactttaaaaaaatgtttCTTGAATTGTGTTTGATATTAAACACTTCATTATCATATCGTGAGAATTTCTCCGGGGCAGTGTTGAAGACGTTAgagaatttttcaaatgagTACAACAAGTTGTATCAGGAGTTATTGTCTACTGGTGAAGGCACAAACATTGTGCGACCACCTCTGAGAATAAGTAAGTGGATGAAGATACCAGTATTAACTGAGATCAGCGGTAAGATTCTTCAACGTGGGGTGCAGGGAGAAACTGCTATTGAATTAGAAGAACTAATTGAATCGGAATCTAAGGTGATTTTACATGATGAAACTGTTACACATCAAGAAGATTTGTTAGACCACGAGGCGTATGCccaaattgtttatttgttattaaCTACGACATGGATACTTTCATGGTTACCTTTGGTTAAAAAGGAGTCCAACTATAGTATCTACGATGACGAGCAAAATAAGACTATCAAAGTTTCAACAGTGGACAAATTGCGATACAATTGGAcatttttagaaaatgGAAGACAGGCAATCAACTTCACCCCGGATGGAACTGATATTGTGCAATACAATATTTATCTTGCTTTGAATTCAGAGAAGATTGgtgatttcaataatgttATTCATAACTTTGAATCGATCAGAGATAAGACTTTATTGGCCTTGAGATACGAATTGAGGTGTAAAGCAGTATACTTTGTCACTATGTCTTTTAAACATGTTGATTGGTGTCCTGTAACTGAGCCAGGTGATGCTGACCATTTTATTGTCAACTTGAATCAAGAAATCTTTGCCATGGATAATAAGTTATCTAAAACTGTTAGTAACATTGAACGAGAAAGTATATTTCTTGGATTTTCTCAATTCCttaatgatttgataattacCAGATCCAAAGGTGTAAGAAAGATTAATAGCAACGGTATTAAGAGAATTTTATTGAACATTTCCACGGTGCAACAAATGTTAAGAAACTTATCTTCTAACCCAGAGACAATTGATTTCACCAAGGCATCagaatattttgaattgtttaccatgaatgaattcaatttacTTAGATTCATCAAGAGCAAACGTGACAACTATACAAAGGAAGCCTACCATACTTTGGCCAGATTGATTTATAGTGAGAAATTGGCTGATGGTAAAGGTTCACAGTTTAATAAAGGGAAGtataatgatttgattaagAAAATTGACGGAAtatttgaacaaaaaagagaaaCATAA